A section of the Pimelobacter simplex genome encodes:
- a CDS encoding polysaccharide biosynthesis tyrosine autokinase yields MTPAGSGRWSQGRALGSPCIGATQDTARDGDLDFKQFLAVLRRRWMSIVAIILLALAVSSAVTFTRTPMYESKSKIFLTVDVRDTTDAYAALLFASNRAASYATVVKSTELATIVKEQLNRKESADVLASRVDAEVIDTTSLIQITVKAENPRDAETINDRTTKEFIKYVGGLETPGGEGGGQSQILAQITDNASYNPNQVSPDIVLNLVVAALIGILLGIGLAIARELLDRTIRTADHVSELTESPVLASIGFDGDIRSAPLLTDLGGFAARTEAFRLLRTNLQFIDLDHQPRCLVITSAVPGEGKTMTSTNLAVALAQTGRNTLIIDADLRRPRVASTLGLDPAVGLTTALVGKTEIHDAIQVHEASGLHVLASGAKPPNPTEILQSKITHDLILRLRSSYDMVIIDAPPLLPVADASVLAKLADGVIIVVRHARTTKDQVNEAINRLNHVGARLYGVVVNMVAKRAIGSYYYYYYEETSPSGRGDKSSSKSNGSGRRRA; encoded by the coding sequence GTGACCCCGGCCGGGAGCGGACGTTGGTCACAGGGGCGTGCCCTAGGATCACCGTGCATTGGGGCCACGCAAGACACAGCAAGGGATGGGGACTTGGATTTCAAGCAATTTCTGGCGGTGCTGAGGCGTCGCTGGATGAGCATCGTGGCCATCATTCTCCTCGCTCTCGCGGTCAGCTCGGCGGTCACTTTCACGCGCACCCCGATGTATGAGTCGAAGAGCAAGATCTTCCTCACCGTCGACGTCCGCGACACCACCGATGCCTACGCCGCGCTGCTCTTCGCGTCGAACCGCGCGGCGTCGTACGCCACGGTGGTCAAGAGCACCGAGCTCGCCACGATCGTCAAGGAGCAGCTCAACCGCAAGGAGAGCGCCGACGTCCTCGCCTCGCGCGTCGACGCCGAGGTGATCGACACGACCTCGCTGATCCAGATCACGGTCAAGGCCGAGAACCCGCGCGACGCGGAGACGATCAACGACCGGACCACCAAGGAGTTCATCAAGTACGTCGGGGGTCTCGAGACACCCGGCGGCGAGGGCGGCGGCCAGTCCCAGATCCTCGCCCAGATCACCGACAACGCCAGCTACAACCCGAACCAGGTCTCCCCCGACATCGTGCTCAACCTCGTCGTCGCGGCCCTGATCGGCATCCTGCTCGGCATCGGCCTGGCCATCGCCCGCGAGCTCCTCGACCGCACCATCCGCACCGCGGACCACGTCTCCGAGCTCACCGAGTCGCCCGTGCTGGCCAGCATCGGCTTCGACGGCGACATCCGCTCCGCACCCCTGCTGACCGACCTGGGCGGCTTCGCGGCCCGCACCGAGGCCTTCCGCCTGCTCCGGACGAACCTGCAGTTCATCGACCTCGACCACCAGCCCCGCTGCCTGGTCATCACCAGCGCCGTCCCCGGCGAGGGCAAGACCATGACGTCGACCAACCTCGCCGTCGCCCTCGCCCAGACCGGCCGCAACACGCTCATCATCGACGCCGACCTCCGTCGTCCCCGCGTCGCGAGCACCCTCGGCCTCGACCCCGCCGTCGGCCTCACCACGGCCCTCGTCGGCAAGACCGAGATCCACGACGCCATCCAGGTCCACGAGGCCAGCGGCCTGCACGTCCTCGCGTCCGGCGCCAAGCCGCCGAACCCGACCGAGATCCTGCAGTCGAAGATCACCCACGACCTGATCCTGCGGCTGCGCTCGTCGTACGACATGGTGATCATCGACGCCCCGCCGCTGCTCCCCGTGGCCGACGCCTCGGTCCTGGCCAAGCTCGCCGACGGCGTCATCATCGTCGTACGGCACGCGCGGACGACCAAGGACCAGGTCAACGAGGCCATCAACCGCCTCAACCACGTCGGCGCCCGCCTCTACGGCGTCGTGGTCAACATGGTCGCCAAGCGCGCGATCGGCTCGTATTACTACTACTACTACGAGGAGACGAGCCCCTCGGGCCGCGGCGACAAGTCGAGCTCGAAGTCGAACGGCTCCGGCCGCCGCCGCGCCTGA
- a CDS encoding class I SAM-dependent methyltransferase codes for MNDSESTFRPGETLTRLYPEVRAGGYTRHDGFIEFYTRVNALLAPDSRVLDFGAGRGLWAVEPFPDLHRMLRSFHERVAEVHGVDVDPVVLDNPTLASAQVIEPGALLPFADASFDLVLADHVLEHVGEADAPTVAAEMLRILKPGGWIAARTPNKWGIIGIGARAVPNDLHTRVLSRLQPHRKAEDVFPVRYSMNTRRSLSSLFPAPNELVVYGHASEPTYFGSNAPAWRVAQLVDRLTPPALAPTLMVFVRKG; via the coding sequence GTGAACGACTCCGAATCGACGTTCCGCCCGGGCGAGACCCTCACCCGGCTCTACCCGGAGGTCCGCGCCGGCGGCTACACCCGCCACGACGGCTTCATCGAGTTCTACACGCGCGTCAACGCGCTGCTCGCCCCCGACAGCCGGGTCCTCGACTTCGGCGCCGGCCGCGGCCTGTGGGCCGTCGAGCCCTTCCCGGACCTGCACCGCATGCTCCGCTCCTTCCACGAGCGGGTCGCCGAGGTCCACGGCGTCGACGTCGACCCCGTCGTCCTCGACAACCCCACCCTCGCCTCGGCCCAGGTGATCGAGCCCGGCGCCCTGCTGCCCTTCGCGGACGCCTCCTTCGACCTGGTCCTCGCCGACCATGTCCTGGAGCACGTGGGGGAGGCGGACGCCCCCACGGTCGCCGCCGAGATGCTCCGCATCCTCAAGCCCGGCGGCTGGATCGCCGCCCGCACCCCCAACAAGTGGGGGATCATCGGCATCGGCGCCCGCGCCGTACCCAACGACCTGCACACCCGCGTGCTCTCCCGGCTCCAGCCGCACCGCAAGGCCGAGGACGTCTTCCCGGTCCGCTACAGCATGAACACCCGCCGCTCGCTCTCCTCGCTGTTCCCGGCGCCGAACGAGCTCGTCGTCTACGGCCACGCCTCGGAACCGACGTACTTCGGGTCGAACGCGCCGGCCTGGCGGGTCGCCCAGCTCGTGGACCGCCTCACCCCGCCGGCCCTCGCGCCGACCCTCATGGTCTTCGTCCGCAAGGGCTGA
- a CDS encoding glycosyltransferase family 61 protein — MSLPAWLRPWWPLLKRVHLLVTRLLGHVFRVLSPLLGARGVPRRATSSARDTAAGEPGVTLHPGRPEEPWIRPATLGEPAGHWLFAAIHAATVPTPRVPATTVPATFTLEITDGRLSGDYGAATTPGKVLDHETSTYFGVVDWREHPIFLRPTLGPTEHVRGTVLSLTARGTAENYYHFLYDAIGRLAVLDETLGDRVLDEVAAVVVPHGTGYQRQLLELAGVRGRLIQPERGRTVRADRLLVPSNPNWALQAPPATVDWLRKRLPPSAGVADGPRRLYITRGTTPRTRRYVEEAALWPELERRGFVRIDPGKHSVQEQIDLFHGADVVVSPHGAALTNLTFARPGVRVLEMFASTYVHLGLWAICQAIDADYRYLVAEPTAGPDGPNQGVLDDVSIPPARVLASVDALLADL; from the coding sequence ATGAGCCTCCCGGCCTGGCTGCGGCCGTGGTGGCCGTTGCTCAAGCGGGTGCACCTCCTGGTCACCCGGCTGCTCGGCCACGTCTTCCGGGTGCTCTCGCCGCTCCTCGGTGCCCGCGGCGTCCCGCGCCGGGCGACCTCGTCCGCGCGCGACACCGCCGCGGGCGAGCCCGGCGTGACGCTGCACCCCGGACGCCCCGAGGAGCCGTGGATCCGCCCCGCGACGCTGGGGGAGCCCGCCGGGCACTGGCTGTTCGCCGCGATCCACGCCGCGACCGTGCCCACGCCGCGGGTGCCCGCGACGACGGTGCCGGCGACGTTCACGCTCGAGATCACTGACGGCCGGCTCTCCGGCGACTACGGTGCCGCGACCACGCCCGGCAAGGTCCTCGACCACGAGACGAGCACCTACTTCGGGGTCGTCGACTGGCGCGAGCACCCGATCTTCCTGCGGCCCACCCTCGGCCCGACCGAGCACGTCCGCGGCACGGTGCTCAGCCTCACCGCCCGCGGCACGGCCGAGAACTACTACCACTTCCTCTACGACGCGATCGGGCGTCTGGCGGTGCTCGACGAGACGCTCGGCGACCGGGTGCTCGACGAGGTCGCGGCGGTCGTCGTACCGCACGGGACGGGGTACCAGCGCCAGCTGCTCGAGCTCGCCGGCGTCCGCGGCCGGCTGATCCAGCCCGAGCGCGGCCGCACCGTCCGCGCCGACCGCCTCCTCGTCCCGAGCAACCCCAACTGGGCGCTCCAGGCCCCGCCCGCGACGGTCGACTGGCTGCGCAAGCGACTGCCCCCCAGCGCGGGCGTCGCCGACGGCCCGCGCCGCCTCTACATCACCCGCGGCACCACCCCGCGCACCCGCCGGTACGTCGAGGAGGCCGCCCTGTGGCCCGAGCTGGAGCGGCGCGGCTTCGTCCGCATCGACCCCGGCAAGCACAGCGTCCAGGAGCAGATCGACCTCTTCCACGGCGCCGACGTCGTCGTCTCGCCGCACGGGGCGGCGCTGACCAACCTGACCTTCGCCCGGCCCGGGGTGCGGGTGCTCGAGATGTTCGCGTCGACGTACGTGCACCTGGGGCTGTGGGCGATCTGCCAGGCGATCGACGCCGACTACCGCTACCTCGTCGCCGAGCCCACCGCCGGTCCCGACGGACCCAACCAGGGCGTGCTCGACGACGTGTCCATCCCTCCCGCACGGGTGCTCGCCTCGGTCGACGCCCTCCTCGCGGACCTCTAG
- a CDS encoding glycosyltransferase — MPESSALPLRTPVVIVAFNRPAVVRRTVEAVLATAPEDVFLVVDGPRATHPEDAARCAEVRELLTSAPWPGRVHTRFAERNIGLEANVELGLDWVFAQVDRAIVLEDDCIPHPTFFDFCVELLDRYAAEPRVWQVAGDNKGIPRGMFGSDSYAFTTWASVWGWATWADRWHAHRAVFPRDHAGAEERVGATPRTADAVRPVEVLPHPDALVTEAALRHFTQVAGDRDGDSRGWDHHWWVTIMSRRGLSITPSLNLVENDGFGPDATHTHTARDPMPAQEMPFPLVHPAEVALNEKAEAELELVLLQIDGRLSRAVKRIIKPLWMRVLIGRVVRFRPVWAVVRRLVAR, encoded by the coding sequence GTGCCTGAGTCGTCCGCCCTCCCGCTCCGCACGCCCGTCGTCATCGTGGCGTTCAACCGGCCCGCGGTCGTCCGCCGTACGGTCGAGGCGGTGCTCGCGACCGCTCCCGAGGACGTCTTCCTCGTCGTCGACGGCCCGCGCGCGACCCACCCCGAGGACGCCGCGCGGTGCGCCGAGGTCCGCGAGCTGCTCACGTCGGCGCCCTGGCCGGGGCGGGTCCACACCCGTTTCGCCGAGCGCAACATCGGGCTGGAGGCCAACGTCGAGCTCGGCCTGGACTGGGTCTTCGCCCAGGTGGACCGGGCGATCGTGCTCGAGGACGACTGCATCCCGCACCCCACGTTCTTCGACTTCTGCGTCGAGCTGCTCGACCGCTACGCCGCCGAGCCGCGGGTCTGGCAGGTCGCGGGCGACAACAAGGGCATCCCGCGCGGGATGTTCGGCTCGGACAGCTACGCGTTCACCACCTGGGCGAGCGTCTGGGGCTGGGCGACCTGGGCCGACCGCTGGCACGCGCACCGCGCGGTCTTCCCGCGCGACCACGCCGGGGCCGAGGAGCGGGTGGGCGCGACCCCGCGCACCGCGGACGCCGTACGGCCGGTGGAGGTGCTGCCGCACCCCGACGCGCTCGTGACCGAGGCCGCGCTGCGCCACTTCACCCAGGTGGCCGGCGACCGCGACGGCGACTCGCGCGGCTGGGACCACCACTGGTGGGTGACCATCATGTCCCGGCGCGGGCTGTCGATCACGCCCTCGCTCAACCTGGTCGAGAACGACGGCTTCGGCCCCGACGCGACCCACACGCACACCGCACGCGACCCGATGCCCGCCCAGGAGATGCCCTTCCCGCTGGTGCACCCGGCCGAGGTCGCGCTCAACGAGAAGGCCGAGGCCGAGCTCGAGCTGGTCCTGCTCCAGATCGACGGGCGCCTCTCGCGGGCGGTGAAGCGGATCATCAAGCCGCTGTGGATGCGGGTCCTCATCGGCCGCGTCGTCCGCTTCCGCCCGGTGTGGGCGGTCGTGCGCCGGCTGGTGGCGCGATGA